From the Cardiocondyla obscurior isolate alpha-2009 linkage group LG08, Cobs3.1, whole genome shotgun sequence genome, the window CCGGTAGAGAACAGTTATCCCCCCTTTACACATCCGTTCCCGACTACATTTAGGCGCGAAATGAGGGTAGCGCGGTCGTGATAACGGTACTTATGTTGGGGGGGGTAATTAATTGGCGCACTAGGGAAAAAACGTTCCCACCTATCAGGTGATAAGAGAAGGGTTGTAATTGGTCGGCATGGGGATGATACCGCGAGTGTCCAATgagtgtgaaaaattttgtattgcgacccgtttatttttaccgttatgCGCACTTTTTTGGCGCCGTTCATTCCGCTGACaacaaactttttgaaaaatagcggatgcaaagcgtgcgcatggtttgttttaatattcaaaaaagaaaataatttaaccggctatggacaatttttttcccgcgaagcatactcgtaaaggcaattatttagacatttgtcggtataagaaaaagagagttcgcagttttacaataagttaatccgtagaaagcgagagtgataacgtgcaaaaaagccactcaattatttcgacgattattgtgaataaaaattagacatgTCGCTTCTCATCCGCGATATCGTAAAGTCAAATAGAGCTTTAGTGACCAGCacgcgcgagtgattttcagatacgcggtgtaaaacgaaccccgctaattaaattatatgtagaaatttaatccgctcattaacaataaacgatCCGATCGATGGCGTTCGTTTTAATCAAGAAACGTGAGATTGAGTTATCGCATAATAGCTACGCGCATTAAAGCGCGTTTCACCGATACACATATCgcaaaaattctaaataaatttatactcgtTCGCAATCGAAATCTTTCTCTGTACGCGCCGAAATCTCTGACGGTCGgtctagttgcggagcctCGTGGGTGCGGACGcgtcgttaatcgctccgcaattacgcgtatttaattataaaatcattataaaatctttttattttactgttaagtttATATTTCTGCTCTCATCTTATAACTCGGCGATGTTAGTGTGAAGCGAATCTGtgataactgccggcgacgccgcgaaagagtaggacagtgTATAGTTCTGGCCTTtttttctatccgacggcagccgaagcgctggcttcacacggacgagcctatGTATtcgtacgcgtggaagccgcgattccgagttgggctctctgctgGCGGGTATAGACTAGCGTGTAGCAGAACAATAGCGGAGGGTTTTACTCCACCTCCACATCACAGTCAGCATATTAGAGTGGCAGCACTGgcgaattatataatatatatatcgattaATCAGTTACAAGTTAATTTCAGTGATCATATGTTCACGCGTGGTATAACCTAAAATGGAGCATGCTAAACCATTCCTTTTAACGGTCACACAACGTATATTCAGTAATTGGACAGCGTTAAAAGTAAGCACCTGTAATAATCTCGCACTACATTCCTGTAAATTGTAgagttgtaaaaaattattactttatataataacgttacattaatttttagctGGCAGTGGAAAATGATATGGGACCGGTAGAAAGTGCAAAAGAATTTTGTCATAATGTAACAGATATTCTATGCAAAAATggtttgttatttttactatttttttaatgtgcgAAAAGATAACGTATCGTGTATgtgaattacattttattgtaCTTATGTAGAGGGGTTGACTAACGATGAGATTGCCGATCACTTAGAGAATATTATGGACGATCAATTTAACACAGAGCTGCAAGACGATAGCAGTACACAAGTAGCTGAGGAATTATTAAGGTTTTATCGATATTGCGTACAAAACGACGAATCTACCGCAAaaacagaatttgaaaaattaccaCCTGTACAATCGTGGCTGAGTTTAGAACAACCTATTCGACCTTCTCAGCCAGTAAGACGTGAATCCAGTAGTTCAGATGAAGACATGGATGTAGATAAAAACAAACAGCAGGAAGATGGATGGACAGTAGTAACACACaggcgaaataaataatttccaattttttttatatgaaagataatttttatttaaatttaatatttcgatatatatatatataaaagaatgaaaagaaaaaaaaaaaaaacagacatATATATTGTAACATAATATATGCACATTCGTTCCACAATCATACAATTTCAGTGCTATAATTATCTacaaaaatatcattttaccTAACCAGCCTTTTAAAACATTGCTAAATATCATTTAGCAAGTGCGTCTTCTATATCTGTAAAtgaggaattaaaaattaacttttgcGTTTATTcatcttgcaaaaaaaattacgtttaaaaaaaaaaaattacattaaaatttttaagacttTACCTCTTCCATTTTGGGGTAGATGAACGGTGTAATAACCGTTGTGGTATTGCATAGCTTGACTCTTTTTGGGGCTGTCTTGTCTTCTTTCACTGGGTCCTGCTAGGCTCAATATCACTGGTAAAAATAGTAATCCATGAAACAAGCCAAACGTCACTACGGATGTgattaactaaaaaaatataaaataaaattcctgTTTGtgtcataaaatttttattatatggaTATTTGTAATAGGATTATACTTATACCTTGAAAAAAGCTACAAAACTGTAAGCTCGACTAAAACCTAGTAGGACGAAAGCGAGGAATGTACTCATACCACCATTAAACACAGCTGGTCCAATAACACTGAACGTTCCTAATGCTCGTTCTGCAAGTATATCGATaacatgaaaaatttatacgatttaattaattttaaaatgtaagattttataattaaaagttgataaatattaaattctatctAATAAAAAGTGCTTTAGTGCtaacaaaaaataagaatacaattttataatgcaaTATTGTTAGCGACCTTGTTTAGTGCCACTCGAGCGTACAAATTCCAGTCCCATATGCGCAGCGTAATCAACTGCTAATCCGGCGCACAGTAGAATTATAATGCTCGTCGACATTTCGACAGTCAGCCCTAAAAAGTACATCGAGCCTAAAAGATCGATGAGTGTAAACAGCACACAGCACATCACCCAAAACGACGCGAGTAGATTTCTAAGTAACACCAACGTTACTATTCCTACTGCCATTATTTCTAAGCTCAAGTTTCTGATCAATTCTTCACCGATAATCTATAAAACCAACCAATCagttacatatattaattaattaattaatacacttgaaaacttgtaaaaaattttaccttatTTGCCGCCCATGATATATAATCCCATGAGTTAAGCGCAATGTGATCGTATCCCCGAGTAAAATTTACCGAGTTAATGACATTTCTAATAGATTGTATAGCCTGTATTTGGTCGGATGCTGTTGTTAAAGGAATGTGTTGCACTGGAATCTGCGATATCTGAAAGATATCGTTTATAAGAAAATGCTTCACATATAtagattattaaatgtattcttTTTGACATACTGTAATATTGTAGTCGTTAAACGGCAACTTGTCGAATTTTATATTCTGGATGTAGGCTTGGCCCTTCACCGTGAACAGAAGAAATTCCGTGAGTGTATTAAAATACTCGTCACTACTCTCAATATAATGCACTGACAAaccatatataatattttattagtgaactctatattaaaaaaattttatagtcAAGTAATCATTGTTACCTTTGCCGGTGTCATTCAGCCAATTTTGATACGCTGTGAACCATGGGTCCAGAGTACGATTATTAACATATGGATTTTGCTTTAAATTGTTTACCATTTCGGACAGCGCCTGACGATCCTCGTAATAATCTACTCCCTTCAGGTATATGTTGACATTCTTCCCATACTTTggaaaatattctttcaatTTGTTGTTAAATTGTATAGGATAAGACTCTTGATTTAAGTAAATCAGCGGATCAAAGTTTTGTTTCAGCTGAAATATTCCCCATACGTTAACACCAAGCAAAGCAGCAGTAactaacaaaataattattttcactgGCAATCTCATCACGCAAGGCCCAACATATTTCTCAAAAACGAATCgttgaaaattttgtttgcTACAATCGTTTGGTCGCCAATCGGGTCGTGGGCGACAGCAACAGCCATCTCTTTTCGCGGCTAATCGTCTCTCGTCGTATACTAGACAGCTGACGAAAAACATGATCTCGTAGAcgtatagaaataatataccCATTGCGGCGAATATACAGAATGACTTTAAAAACGGCATCACCGTCGTCATTCCGATAGCGAAGGCCACCATGTTGGTAAGCGATGTCACGGTAATAGACATAcctaaaagtataataatgaaaatattaattaaaatgtatcaaaaaatttattcgattttatcGCTAAGTAATAGTATaaacttttcttatttttattttctatacatattctttaaatttctaaaatatatatttgaagtGCGTTTATAAACGATATATACAGGGGTTTTATCGTACCTGATATCTGAATAGACTTTGCTATACGAGTGGGGATGTCTAAAGATTTTTCTGTTTCCGACGTATTTTCGAGACTTTGCATAATAATGAACATATCATCGACTCCGATACCGAGCAGTAAAAATGGCAGGATTGGATGTACTGGTCCATAGAAAAATCCCATATAAAAACACACCCCGTAGCACGATAAAAGAGCTTGAGCGACCACAGAGATACCCATAAGGGATAAATATATCCGTTGCTGCATTGCATTGCATCGGCCAATCATTACAAACACGTAAATCATGATCAGTAACATGCCACAGAATAATACAGTCATGTTACTATTGACAACTTCTGCAAGCAAATCGTCATAGCTGCTTAGCGTCACTGCATAAATTTCCATGCCTGGTGGCAGAGTACGATTGGCGTGTAAGACTTTTTCGATGAACTCGATCTCCCATTGTAACGAATCCGGAAtggatttttttaacatcCAGTGTAGAATGGTCGCCTTTGCACCTTTTACCGTTCCATTTTGATCATATTCGATGCCACCCAATAACGGCGCAATATCAGCTAATATGTTTTTGGTATTTCTGTAAAGTAAATCAATAGATTGTATCACAAGGGAACAAGAAGAcacaaaagaatataaaacCTAAGTCATATTCGTCGCGCATGCTTTAtcaaaacgtaataaaaaagttttatttaaaaataaaaaaaaaaaactttacttaaaacatttaatttttagaaatatttatttttaacatactGCGATATTTACAGTAGTCTtcgtgttttatattttacttggaATCTCGATTCACTTTTATCAATtctattaattgtaaattaaatttcaacacTTTACTTGTTTTGTAGAGTCATGGTAACATCCTTCAGTATCTTAGCTTTTGTCAATTTATCtatatttctgctttttttctGCCATAATTTTAGGAGAGATTTATGAATACAGGGTTCCTTTGTCATCGTAATGTTTATAATAGGCAGATATTCTTCAGGAAACTCGGTTTTATCCATGGTTTCCCAATTGTCGTCTTCTTGGAACCATGTCAAGTATCTGTAAAATGCAACGAccattttatacgtaaaatgatataaaataatttttttatttttatgtaaaaaaagatttacccCGCACATACGTCTTCCcacgtattattatttattactatatttttcACATCTCTCTCGATATCTCTGATCTACAATTAAATAcacaattaaatacaattaaaagataatttgtaataaGTTCCTTAATCGAGCAAGTTAGGTGTATAcgattaaaagtaatataaaaaatttttaactttttaaactctactacttttttttttttactcaattttataataaaattaagcaaatattatacataaaataattttgcccaaaagattattttaatatatttttcaattaaattttatatactcaGTTCTCAAATTCAACTCTCcagtttatattattaatttaacttgctcggttaaaatttaatttaaaaaatactcgaaaatttataatataaacagACATACACATATTGTACATATACGCACACGGTAATTAAGCttgattacaattttttttttatctaaagcatacttaattaaaaaaaagagaaaaaaattaatttaataatcagcAATTGTCGATCAatatttatcagaaaaatattttaacatatagtAAGCAAATATTATCGCGACAATTTTGTGTAAAAGTGATTAGACAATTAGTTTCGCGGGGAAAAGTGTGCATTAATGTGGAAAAGAACCTTCGCTTATACTCGTATAATTCATGATCGCCTATGTACCGATCGCAGCACTTCGGGATCCAGCACGTTGGGGGCGGTGACGATGAGATTTTCGTAGCAGAGATCGTCTCGGAAATTCTCCTTCACCCATACAGCATCTTTGCGAAATATAGAGTCGATCGGCATGTAGAGTTCAACTTGGTCACTTTCCTCTTTCCAGAGTAACAGTCCGAAACCGCAAACGACATTTAGGCACAGGGCAGCTAGGAGCCAAGCCCATGGTTTTGTAGCTATACTAAATCCGATTCTGAAAAACATACAAATATAAAGggaattaatgataattaaatttaaaaaaaattatatgacgtaaaataatcgtaggaatataatataatgtattttaaattttagtcTTGTATTTGAAAGTGCTGTTATAAACTTGGACATAACCTGGAGACAACCAAGTATTATAACTACAGtatgttatatgtataaattcaATCAGCGATCAATAATATCGTCAATGATAACTAATGAATCGACTAACGCCAGGGCAATGATCCTCAAATTATAAAAGTGGCATCGTCAGGTTTGCTAGTcttgcataatttaattttaatcggcaacgtatttaatttttatttttattaagaataatgACAATTACTATTCAGTTATTTTTTCagttatttgtattaataataggTATGTAACACGCTCGAGCGTTAATTATAACAAGCTTGAGATTTTATCTGAAGGTGACTTCAGAATTACATGCAATCAGATACTTTCCGGTCGTCTTGatagaatataatttcttctttaattcACTCGTCTAGAAGAATTAACTCAGAAAATATACAGtcgtttaaaacaaaaaaaaaagaaaagaaaagacgaaaaaattttagtttaacaAAGTTATCAGACACGTGTCTTTAAGACGTGTGGATTACTTAagctattaattaatcactAATTACTAATGAGATATGACGCACGAAGAGATTTTTAGATTGCTTAGTATTGCTATACGACTTTATCGTTCGATGTTTTCGTTACTGACTGATATTTTTAaccttaacattttttttttaagtcacaGAATTTccgagaaggagagagataAATGTTCGTGAAAAATgtgaagttttttttttttcttggatGGTTGACCGAAGGTTTATTTCTGCACGATGTCCCtcatgaaattataaattgtgtGACATAACATTGCGATAGCGAAAATTAGCTGAAGTCCCATGCTAACCGGGTTAATTTACAATggcgatatctttttttatttattaccgtTTGGCACTGATTGCCTCACGCGGCTCAAGAAATAGAAGCAGCGTTGAAAAACGAATATCAAAATGAGCATGTCGAGTACCGGAGTCACATATATTACGATATACTACACGCGAGTACGTGATAAGGATTATCGTGAATCTTACAAAGACTATAATCATTCGGACAAATACTTGGACTCGGCCGCGATCTTTCCTTTGTCCTCTCGATGGCAAATCCGATTCGAATGCCAAATccgataaaataatgataaggATAAGAATTCTAAATCGCACCTGCATCTTCTATTCGGTAACTCGAGTATCATTGTCGTAGATTTCGTAAATACGGCGTGCAGTTAAAAAATCCACGATACAATAACGATTCAATAGTTGCATCGTTGTGTAAATTGATTTCATCGTAGCATgtgtgataataaaaaaacgcgctacgaaatttcgttaattatcgTCGCATTGTCGTCGCGCAATCCTTTCGTCAAATATACCTGTGCGGCAATATACGATAACGACACAGCTAAGAATTATGGAAAGGTACTGTGGCCTTCTTACGGATCAATAATATCGTAACCAGCGTATACTCGTGACGGTTAACCCTTAGAAGTGCGCGTACACGTGATGCATTACATTAAGCCGCAAATGTTTAATATCTACATGTTACATATAAGACTTATCTCTGTTATCTCTGCGCACGTCTCCTCCTCCGTTTGCAGCAGATCGACAGAGTAAGACGCGGTAGCACTTCTCTCGAAGAGTTTATCTCACGCATCTTTGCTTTGATATTCGAGAACGATGCACAATTAATTATGCGTACGTAAATGATCTTCTTATCGCACGAGGAGGCTACAATTATCAGTCGGTCGtgggggatttttttttttttctctctcacggatacttgttttttaattattattcgcctCTGTCTTCTCCAAACAATTTGTCTTTCTAATGAAAGAAATTAGCTGATAGATCGGTCGCTAATGATACCTCGAGGCTGTGCATCAACGGCAATGCACACGTGCCCGCGAGTATCGAACATGTAACTATTACGACTAACAAGTTAAAAGATCGCGTTCTTCGTCGTCACGTCGCATGCATAATGCAGCATCAGCGAGACTCGTCCCCGAGATCAAGTTTATCGGCGGGAGGCTGGCCAAGATCTCTGCGCGCggttatatttattgtaaggggaggaaaaaaaagtctggCCACGTGCGCCGGAGATTAATTGATTAGGGGATTTAGCAAAAGGTCTTCAGAAGGTCTTCGGGGTGGGAAGTACAAGCGTAACCTTGAACTCCTTCGtggtttctctctctctctctctttctcttcgacCTCTCCCTTCGATCGGTTCTAATTTATCTTCGCGTCCGCTCCCTGCCGATCCGTTATAGCCGAAGAATGACGCGCACAACAATGAGAATGTAAATATCGGGAATAGATATTAGCCATCTaacataaatttgcattttcttgAGAATTTTGCGTCGATTCGCAGCATAAGTTCCGAGTAACGTgccgcgatatttttctcgaTACCGCCGAGATAAAAACGGTAAACAATGTGGgataaaaagaatgaaaaagacGAACGTTGGTTCACGAAATACATGACGCacgtggggaaaaaaaaggaaaagaataaaaaagattcCTCGACACGACCATCGCACGCAGTTTGTTACAGCGAAATTGATCTAGCAAAAATTTGTCAGGAAACTTTTACGCTGcgtggaaatttaatttgcggcTGTTTTCTGTTCGTAAACTGCATGGCTTTCGTTAAAGTTTTGCGAGCGTTTTTTGTCCGCCTCGAAGCTGCATCGAGTTAGAAAACGTTCCAGGGTCTTATCCGAGTGATCTGTCGCCGTCGAGCATTCATTATTCATGACGAATCTCATTGTTTCCGTCGCTTCTTCGATCTGATAACGACCTGTCTTTCTCCGCGGCCCTCGATTTAAAGCGGTATCTTCCCGACGGACTCGTTATCATTCAGGTCCCTTCAGGCGAGATTCAAGATGCCGCTGAACCCGTACATCATTCGCGGATTCGTCATTTATGTCATTTATGATATTCGTCGCGGGTAGTTGAAAATTCGTTGCTCGCCGGTAATGAATCGTGCGGCGAGCGACGGAGATCGAGAGACACGTCGTCGTTGAATCAGCGCGAATAAAGCTGCCGCAAGCTGGAACTGCGGCTTGTAATCTCGAGAAAAGGGcggagagaaggaaaaaaatttgtctaatTCGCATTCGTGACCGTTGCAGCGAGCTTCGTTAGCGGGTTTCGGATGGTTGCGAACGAACGGTACAAAGTGCGAGCTACGAGCAACGTGGAGCCTCGCGCCTGGCGAATAACGAGCTGGTCGTATCCTCGAATACGCGCGTCGGACCGGAAATATATTCGTGGGCTATCAAATGTAAACGTAAGATCGTCCTGGGGTACGAAACGTAGGTACTTGGCTCTAGACAAAGTCGCAGCGTCGCGTCAGCGATCCTAAAAATCTGTTTGACATAATCACGCAATCCAGCGCGCTTGCTTTAGCGTACATGAAACGAGACCGTTCTATTGTTTTCGTTCACTTTTGCGCTTTCTACACTCGgcctctttctcctttctcccCGCGCGGCTCCCCGTTACGCGGCCGTTTCGCTTCACCTCGCGAAAGGTGCAACGAAGTGCAAGGCCATCCGATGTGCGTCATCGTGAATCTAAGCGAGAACACTACCGAGGCTTCTTTCGCGATGCGCCGCGGAAAATCGCGTTTACGTGAACCTAGATCAGGAACTTGAAGACAGAATGATAGATTACTCGCATCAAAGAAAGCCTAGgagaaagacggagaaaaaaaaagagagaaagagacagagcaAAGTACGTCACGAGAACGTATAAATGGTGGAAAAAATGAGCGGCTAAACTTGGACTTCTGCGGCTGCCAAATGGACGGCAGCTGTGGTATAAACAATACCGCGATTCCCGATGTGCCGCATCGTCGGGAGGCGAGCGGGCAGGCCCCTCCCTTCGCGTGAGCTATTAGAGCACCCGGGCTCCTTCCGGCGACAGACAGGGAGGCGCGGCCCGAGGAGGGAAAGCAATTTCGCGTTTCCGCGCGTACTCACCGATGGAATATCCGGTCGGAATTGAAGTGAAAGTCGAGCAGGAGCTCCTTGCAACGGGCCCAGGTTACGGCGATCGATCCACGCCGAtggtcgtcatcgtcgtcggcCGCGGACGCGACGGCGCCCGCCGCCGTCCGGCCGTCGGCGCGCATCTCCATGTCGACGATGTTAGCTCCCGCGTGCCCGGTTGTTGACTGCCAGCTTCTCGCTGGCTTGGGCGCCTTTGTTGCCCGAGCGACCGACGCGACCGGCCGACTGACTGACCACCGCGCCAGCCGAGCCGAACTGGGAAGGCGCGAGCGCGCGTGCCCGCCGCGCCGAGGTTTCGCGCCGCTCCGCCGAATCCGCCGCGCGGTGCACGTGCTAGACCGCGTAATGCAGAATTGAGAGTGCGCGCTGCAAGGCCTAGCTGATAAGTTTCCACGCGCGAGAATCTTATCACGCGGAATGCACTTCCGGGCTATCGCGCCGTAACGTCCCTCGCCAGGCGCGAACACAGGTCGCGCGTGCTTCGCCTGCAGCTTCTTCGTTACGTAACGAAAAACTATGCTTGGGAGATGTATCCGTGGGTGTTTTTCCAGGCGCGCGACGCAGCTGTACTTGGACGCTTTCGCGAATGAAACGTTTCCCTGGAGAACGAACGAGTACACGACCTGCAAGGGCCTCGACTGGTCCGTAAACGCGCGCAACACTCGACGGCGCGCGGCGAATTCAATCCGAATCGACTTCGATCGCGGTCAGGTATCCTCGTTGCGCCGCGATCGCTTTGATCATCGTAATCAAGCGTGCACATCACACCGCGCGAATCACCACTACGTCGTGAGCCGTACATGACTAACGATAAACGGAGAGCGGCGACGTCACTCCCAGCGATCGGCCCGTGCCGTCAGACTCCAAAAGTAGCCGGCGAGTAAGCCAGCCGGCGGAGAGCTCGCTCCATTGTTCACTTGCGACTTACAATTACGCTCCTCGCGCTTAAACGACGAAAAAACGTAGCTTGCGATTAACGACGGGAGCCGCGTGAACGTAACGCAGAGATACAATCGCGCGCGTCACGTTACGATACGATTGTTTACCACGTGACTTACTCCGCGGTCTTATTAATGACGAAGAAAACGAAGATAAGGAGgcgcaaaatgtcactcgcgTTGAAGTTTAACAAGCTTCGCTATTTGTCATTAAGCCTTATCGCTTTTTTAACAAGCAAAAAGGACGATAACATCTAAATTATTGCAGCTAAtttcggaattaaaaataaaagaaagaaaaaaaacaaaatcgttATGAGTTATCTTCCGCGGACTCGGACTTGAAGATAACGATACGTTCGGTGCGGACGCACGCGGCCGGTGCTCGCGCACTAGGCGTTATCGAACGCGTCTTCGTCGGCGAGCTAGCGGGATGTTGGCACAGGTGCACGTAACCGGGAAATGCAGGACATTTATTACGACCTTGGCCCGAGTGCTCGAAAACGTAAAGCCGCGTGCTTCTATAACTGCGATCGCTCTTTTTTTAGAATACAGAATTTAGAAAGGGAGTAGATTAATAGTCTCGAGTACCGCTACGGTTAAACAGAAGCCAAAGTAACGTACAagtatttctaataatttagtCTTATTACAGTAATAAAGTTTCATT encodes:
- the LOC139105086 gene encoding patched domain-containing protein 3 isoform X1 produces the protein MEMRADGRTAAGAVASAADDDDDHRRGSIAVTWARCKELLLDFHFNSDRIFHRIGFSIATKPWAWLLAALCLNVVCGFGLLLWKEESDQVELYMPIDSIFRKDAVWVKENFRDDLCYENLIVTAPNVLDPEVLRSIRDIERDVKNIVINNNTWEDVCAGYLTWFQEDDNWETMDKTEFPEEYLPIINITMTKEPCIHKSLLKLWQKKSRNIDKLTKAKILKDVTMTLQNKNTKNILADIAPLLGGIEYDQNGTVKGAKATILHWMLKKSIPDSLQWEIEFIEKVLHANRTLPPGMEIYAVTLSSYDDLLAEVVNSNMTVLFCGMLLIMIYVFVMIGRCNAMQQRIYLSLMGISVVAQALLSCYGVCFYMGFFYGPVHPILPFLLLGIGVDDMFIIMQSLENTSETEKSLDIPTRIAKSIQISGMSITVTSLTNMVAFAIGMTTVMPFLKSFCIFAAMGILFLYVYEIMFFVSCLVYDERRLAAKRDGCCCRPRPDWRPNDCSKQNFQRFVFEKYVGPCVMRLPVKIIILLVTAALLGVNVWGIFQLKQNFDPLIYLNQESYPIQFNNKLKEYFPKYGKNVNIYLKGVDYYEDRQALSEMVNNLKQNPYVNNRTLDPWFTAYQNWLNDTGKVHYIESSDEYFNTLTEFLLFTVKGQAYIQNIKFDKLPFNDYNITISQIPVQHIPLTTASDQIQAIQSIRNVINSVNFTRGYDHIALNSWDYISWAANKIIGEELIRNLSLEIMAVGIVTLVLLRNLLASFWVMCCVLFTLIDLLGSMYFLGLTVEMSTSIIILLCAGLAVDYAAHMGLEFVRSSGTKQERALGTFSVIGPAVFNGGMSTFLAFVLLGFSRAYSFVAFFKLITSVVTFGLFHGLLFLPVILSLAGPSERRQDSPKKSQAMQYHNGYYTVHLPQNGRDIEDALAK
- the LOC139105091 gene encoding pre-rRNA-processing protein TSR2 homolog; amino-acid sequence: MEHAKPFLLTVTQRIFSNWTALKLAVENDMGPVESAKEFCHNVTDILCKNEGLTNDEIADHLENIMDDQFNTELQDDSSTQVAEELLRFYRYCVQNDESTAKTEFEKLPPVQSWLSLEQPIRPSQPVRRESSSSDEDMDVDKNKQQEDGWTVVTHRRNK
- the LOC139105086 gene encoding patched domain-containing protein 3 isoform X2 gives rise to the protein MDKTEFPEEYLPIINITMTKEPCIHKSLLKLWQKKSRNIDKLTKAKILKDVTMTLQNKNTKNILADIAPLLGGIEYDQNGTVKGAKATILHWMLKKSIPDSLQWEIEFIEKVLHANRTLPPGMEIYAVTLSSYDDLLAEVVNSNMTVLFCGMLLIMIYVFVMIGRCNAMQQRIYLSLMGISVVAQALLSCYGVCFYMGFFYGPVHPILPFLLLGIGVDDMFIIMQSLENTSETEKSLDIPTRIAKSIQISGMSITVTSLTNMVAFAIGMTTVMPFLKSFCIFAAMGILFLYVYEIMFFVSCLVYDERRLAAKRDGCCCRPRPDWRPNDCSKQNFQRFVFEKYVGPCVMRLPVKIIILLVTAALLGVNVWGIFQLKQNFDPLIYLNQESYPIQFNNKLKEYFPKYGKNVNIYLKGVDYYEDRQALSEMVNNLKQNPYVNNRTLDPWFTAYQNWLNDTGKVHYIESSDEYFNTLTEFLLFTVKGQAYIQNIKFDKLPFNDYNITISQIPVQHIPLTTASDQIQAIQSIRNVINSVNFTRGYDHIALNSWDYISWAANKIIGEELIRNLSLEIMAVGIVTLVLLRNLLASFWVMCCVLFTLIDLLGSMYFLGLTVEMSTSIIILLCAGLAVDYAAHMGLEFVRSSGTKQERALGTFSVIGPAVFNGGMSTFLAFVLLGFSRAYSFVAFFKLITSVVTFGLFHGLLFLPVILSLAGPSERRQDSPKKSQAMQYHNGYYTVHLPQNGRDIEDALAK